From the genome of Patescibacteria group bacterium:
GTTCCTGTGAAATCTGTGATGCAGCTTCACCAACTATTTCAAGAGCACGAACAACAGCAAAAGCCAGTTGGCGGTCATCCTGTAGCTCATCGAATGATTTTCCAGATAGAAATGTCAGGGCATCCTGAGCGGCTTCAATCATATGTGAAAGCCGAGTATAACCACTTCTGTTCATATTGCACCAGTGCAGTTTCCACTACTTCATCCCGAAAATATCTACTCAAATCCTGTGGTGTCCTCAGATCAACTTCTCTGCCTATCATGTCAGAAAGCTCATTCTGCATCCCACAGAAAGTGATCAGGCCTGGAATGTGATCTTCCTCAAACTCAACCAGAATATCAATATCACTGTCGGATTTTAACTCGTCTCGTAGAGCAGAACCGAAGAGAGCGAGTTTAACAATATGGTTTCTTCGGCAGAATTCAGCGATTTTCTCTTTTGATATATAATCTGCTAAATTGAACATTGTTAAGCTCCTTGAGCAAATGAAGGGGATCAAGATTCCCCTTGACTACATAATAAATGTGATACAAGTGGTTTGTAACTTACCTATTGGTGGTTATTATAAAAGAGAGGGGTTGTTTTGCAAGACAAAATACATTGGACAGTAGAGTAACCTCGGGGGTTTAATCCCGAAGTCCTCGTCGAACCGTAGATAGAGATTTCCACTAATACGGCTCACCCGCTA
Proteins encoded in this window:
- a CDS encoding nucleotidyltransferase family protein; the protein is MFNLADYISKEKIAEFCRRNHIVKLALFGSALRDELKSDSDIDILVEFEEDHIPGLITFCGMQNELSDMIGREVDLRTPQDLSRYFRDEVVETALVQYEQKWLYSAFTYD
- a CDS encoding DUF86 domain-containing protein, with the translated sequence MNRSGYTRLSHMIEAAQDALTFLSGKSFDELQDDRQLAFAVVRALEIVGEAASQISQELRDRYPNIKWRDIISMRNKLVHSYFDINYNIVWAAVQDDIPRLVPELHKIVDENQ